A genomic stretch from Candidatus Schekmanbacteria bacterium includes:
- a CDS encoding PilT/PilU family type 4a pilus ATPase has translation MKIQELLEEMIRRDSSDIYITAELPPMYRTEGITERWGDKELTFDDTKALAYEAMSDRQIAEFEVSKEMNLALFYPELGRFRVNIFYQRGNVGMVIRQIKLEIKTIDDLKLPSILKDIIMTKRGLVLVVGATGSGKSTTLAAMIEHRNANSPGHIISIEDPIEFVHPHKKSVITQREVGFDTHSFGDALRNTLRQAPDVILIGEIRDVETMEAAITFAETGHLCLGTLHANNANQAIERVINFFPIERHPQVYLLLSLNIRAIVSQRLIPTIDGKRAAAMEVLLDTSRVKDLILKEDIGTLKDAMAGGNQEGMQTFDQSIFNLYKDGKISYENAIAYADSANDLRLRIKMDSIQDEQQQEQAQGKPGEKKEPAFRIKKDDPYSR, from the coding sequence CGGGATTCCTCTGATATCTACATAACTGCTGAACTTCCTCCAATGTACAGGACTGAGGGCATCACTGAGCGATGGGGAGACAAAGAGTTAACATTTGATGATACTAAGGCTCTTGCATATGAAGCAATGAGCGACAGGCAGATAGCGGAGTTTGAAGTTTCAAAAGAAATGAATCTCGCCCTTTTTTACCCGGAGCTTGGAAGATTCAGGGTAAATATCTTTTACCAGCGCGGCAACGTAGGAATGGTCATAAGGCAGATCAAACTTGAGATTAAAACAATAGACGACCTCAAACTCCCCTCCATACTTAAAGACATTATCATGACTAAACGCGGCCTCGTATTGGTGGTTGGCGCAACCGGTTCAGGTAAATCCACGACCCTTGCCGCAATGATTGAACACCGTAATGCCAATTCGCCGGGACATATAATATCTATAGAGGACCCGATAGAGTTTGTCCATCCGCACAAGAAATCTGTTATCACTCAGAGGGAAGTCGGCTTTGATACGCATTCTTTCGGAGATGCGCTCAGAAACACTCTAAGGCAGGCACCAGACGTAATACTTATTGGTGAAATAAGGGACGTTGAGACAATGGAAGCAGCCATAACATTTGCGGAAACAGGGCATCTCTGTCTTGGAACGCTCCACGCAAACAATGCGAATCAGGCAATTGAAAGGGTAATCAATTTCTTCCCAATAGAGAGACATCCACAGGTTTATCTCCTGCTTTCACTTAACATCAGAGCCATAGTATCACAGCGGCTTATTCCAACCATAGACGGCAAACGGGCAGCAGCAATGGAAGTATTGCTCGATACATCGCGGGTAAAAGACCTGATCCTTAAGGAAGATATAGGGACATTGAAAGATGCAATGGCAGGTGGCAACCAGGAAGGCATGCAGACATTTGATCAGTCGATCTTCAACCTCTATAAAGATGGAAAGATATCTTATGAAAATGCGATCGCCTATGCCGACAGTGCAAATGACCTGAGGCTCCGCATAAAGATGGATTCCATCCAGGATGAACAGCAGCAGGAGCAAGCTCAGGGTAAACCGGGTGAGAAGAAAGAGCCGGCATTCAGGATAAAGAAGGACGACCCCTACTCAAGATAA